The Babylonia areolata isolate BAREFJ2019XMU chromosome 2, ASM4173473v1, whole genome shotgun sequence genome segment TATGAACATGTGAATTTACTCACAATTTCACATTCAGACAGGTTTACCTCATACTgaatttaactcactccggatgaatagttttctcccttgctttcccctgcagacgacccatttgttaggattcggaaaaaatcacaaaaaatacaaaacacaaagtaactgaatgaaactccctgtacttgacccactgatccCTCTTCTAACGTCATatgtacgcccacccccctccctctcttcacagctctcagaagctgagttactgtcagtaccttcttgctggtagctttcttcactgcagatagtttattcaacgtcttcaacatccttgtcgatgtcaaaaccttcagtttgaagcatttcaatcactttagcagcagtaaaaagccgctgtcatgatctagtttgctccgaAAATTTCCACTTACAtcgcctgcgatgccatttttgatacatatgcagattagcttgtcatgtggagTACCAtggtcaacggctggccagcgagtgtatagttactgaacctcatgaagaaactttccattcgaccctggACATGtttgcaatgcccggtgtagctgcgatttttatgctaccccatgagaaaAATGTGaacaaatttttaattgttgaaaccacTCTGGAACGcgaccttacgtcaggaacgctaccttacgtcaggaatgctataacattccatcgtccggagtgagttagcAGATCCCATTCAGTCATGTCTTAATGAATTCCCAGCTGATTTACTTCACCTCCAAAGCCTAGcctaaacagaaaacagaaaaatttcAAATAATTTTATTTGACAATTTTGATTTGAAACTAACAGAAGACTGATTTATAGGCACACTGCCAATGCTGTCAAGCTTTACCTTACAACAAACCCACTTACATACCACAGAGTATTGCGTGCCAGCTTAGTCCtgcgtgacttttttttctttcactttctcatcCCTTCGAACCCCATCCTCATGATGGAATACCAATCAGGACATTGTCACATGATATAACTGTGTTCAACAGAAAACTGAAGATTTCTCAAAGTctgatcagcatgttgggttCATGTCAAGGTCAAGCACCTgctcctttcttcttttgttttttcaacagctgatatagtgtagcgtatatggatcattccgcaAACTTGGACACTTCCTGGAAACTAAAACtgaagacttcacacacacacacagatgaccacAAAACTATTTCAAGTTGAAGACCTCCAGCAGCAGAGGCTCGATCTCTGCAGGGTTGACATTGTAGATGACAGTGGTGTAGGCCTCCCCCAGGGTCTTGAGGTCGCCCAACATGTCCTGCAGGGCCACCATGTAGTCCTGGGCAAAGGTGTAGGCGAACTCAGACTCCAGGTAGTGCTTCAGCAGAATGATGTACTTATCCTGCAGCGAGGACATGTACTCCCGGTCCAGGATAGCGTTGCCGCAGGGGTTGAACAGTGCCAGGATCTGGGCCAGCGCCCACATTGTGTAGTTGTTCAGGATGATCGACTTGATGGACCGACAAAAGTTCACGTGAGCTGTGTAGAGCGCTGGATTGTCCAGTGCACCCTGGAGGTAAGAGGTGGGGATCTCTCCTTTGGAACACAGGAACACGTCTTTCTCCAAGATGTACACACAGGCCGATCGTAACAACACAGACTGCATGACGCTGTTCTTCAGGCAGGAGATCTGGTCATCTTTACGCATCTGCTGGAAATCACTGACTTTGCCAACAAAACGGATGAGCTGGCGTACAGTTTCGTCTGTAGAGTTGATGAGCTCATTGAGGCTCGGGTTGATGTTGGGTGGCATGGGATCCGTGTCCCCGTTGTTGAGGGTGGCAATGGTGGCCTGCACACAGCAACAGTCACCACTCCATCAAACCTggttcaccacaacacacactgtgtatacaGCAGTGGCAGTCATCAAACCTggttcaccacaacacacactgtgtatacaGCAGTGGCAGTCATCAAACCTggttcaccacaacacacactgtgtatacaGCAGTGGCAGTCATCAAACCTggttcaccacaacacacactgtgtatacaGCAGTGGCAGTCATCAAACCTggttcaccacaacacacactgtgtatacaGCAGTGGCAGTCATCAAACCTGGTTCACCACTCAAACCTggttcaccacaacacacactgtgtatacaGCAGTGGCAGTCATCAAACCTGGTTCACAACTCACACTGTGTATACAGCAGTGGCAGTCATCAAACCTggttcaccacaacacacactgtgtatacaGCAGTGGCAGTCATCAAACCTGgtttaccacaacacacactgtgtatacaGCAGTGGCAGTCATCAAACCTGGTTCACCACTCAAACCTggttcaccacaacacacactgtgtatacaGCAGTGGCAGTCATCAAACCTGgttcaccacaacacactgtgtacacagcatGGCAGTCAAAATGTCTATGTATCTGTGGATGTCTGAAATACAaggtaaatttgaaaaaaaaacagtgacatgTGCAGCTGTCTGAATTTTTACCAAAAGCTGTAAGTGAACAATATGGATTCCTTTTTTCAGATATAACTGGGaaaccatgttaaaaaaaaaaaaaaaaaaaaaaaaaaaaaaaaaaacaacagccaaaagCTCTTGAATATAATACAAAAGATCAAACACATAAATAACAATATATGTATAATTTACCAGTTCTACATAAAATAGGCAGAATATTTTAATTCAAATGACTTGCAAATaagtgtggggtggagtgcaCATATTGTGAATAGGCAAGTGCAAATGTCAAAAGATGCATCTGATTATCTTACTTTTTCTAGATTTGTTAGCAATTCTTAGCCGTGTTCCTGAATGAATAAGAattacacagaaaacacagacataataataatcatcatcatacttaTTATCATCAGTCACAAGCAAAGCATTTAAACACACAAATCCCTAGAAACacttttcaaaacattttttacatGAAATGTTTAAACAAATGTTCCCCCATTTCGGgggtctcctttttttctttttcttttttcgtgtcaAGGTTTCCAAATGGAGTTCAACCAAACAATACCAAAAGGGATCCACTGAAACAATATCAAGGAGAAAGGCTGTAACGACCATACCAATTTTACCTGAAAAAATGTTGAAACAGAAAAGGAATTCAACCAAACAATACCAAGGAAGTAACATTTGTGTCCATCTACCTGGAAAGCTGTTGAAATGTCGTTCAGAATCCATTTTTCATCCTCCGTTAAACGCCGATAGAACTGAGGGTCAGAGGGCAGCAGCTCTCGGGGCGGGTGTCTGAACATGCGTCCCTGAAGTGTCTGTGGCAGCCCGTACTGCCTGGAAGGTAATGGCATCTTGGGCTTGGTGTCTTCCTCCGTGCACAGTGGAACACTTGACGTCATTGCTGCTGGAATCGCTGTGTCTGAATGTATTGGTTTGGCTGTGGGCACGGGTTCAGATGTGTTTCTGCTGGGCTGACTAGGGGGTGAGAATGTCTGCTTTGTTACTGTGCCACCCTGGCTGTAGAGTTTCTTGGAACGGTTCTCTACCACTCGCTCCATCCGTGCCCTCTTTTCTGCATCATctgaaaacacaacagaaaaagcACACAATAATAGAGTGaagaaaaagtaacaaaaaaagtAACAGTTCCAGAGACAATAAAGCTAATGGGCAACATGAAGATGGTTCAAAGGCATGGGTGGAGGCATGAGACAAGATGGAAAACAAtaccaatgaataaataaatcaatcaaataaaagaggagagagatgataCAGTTCTACTTACATTTAAATGGTAaagggaagaaaacagagagcTTTAGGCAGATCAGACCCCCATCAGCATTATGGCACAAAAATATCCATGATCGAAACAGGCCAATGTGAACATGAGTTCAGCAAATATTCTCTTCACATCTCACCCATtattccacccccatcccatcccccaacaaccatctccacccaccccatcaccacccacacaagGTGGGTGAGATGTGAAGTGAATATTTGCTGAACTGATGTTCACATTGGTCTGAGTGGGACCCGGATTACCCTGGGTGAACTATGGAGCTTAATGGTCATACACAGGCATCAGTCTCCTTAAGCGCACCCcccattgtggattgttgccctgtacaggGACTACCACAGGACAATGTACAAGACAAATCTGTTTGGGCCTCTGATGCTGATGGACCAGTGTTTTCTTATCTTGACCTCTAAATGTATGAAGATAATGAATTATCTaatctctctcgtttttttccccttcttgttCTCCACCTTCTATTACCATGTTCCCTTAATGTGCCttccctttattcattcatttattggtaTTGTTTTCCATCTAGTTCTATTCCTCCACCCATGCCTTTGAACCATCTTATTCTGTTGCACATTAGCTTCATTGTCTCTGATACCATTACTTTCTCTCAACTCAGTTATCATGTGCTTTCCATTTTTTTATGctctaactttaaaaaaaaattcttttatgttctgtctaaGGCAGAGCACAGTAAATATCAATACATGACTTTGATTATCAATTTTTTGCCCAGTATGCTTTCTTATACATTAATATAATCATTGAAAAGTAGTTGGTGAAAAACATATTACCTCTCAGTTTTACTACTATTCTCTTGTGTCCCTTTTTCCCTTAATGTTCCTTATTGGAAAGTATGGTTATAAATAAGATTATTCTAAGATAAATGGAATTTatacactctgttcagtttggtcatggctgcagtggctgtgccaatgcgaattcttatttctgctttgctgcttccatcttttgtcagggttgGACAGTGTATATGCAAAGGTTTTATAATATTTTTTAACTGTCAATCTGAATATATTACCCCCAACAGCTGTACAGATACAAGGACAATGTGTTCAAACTACAATAATAACGAAATAACAAACCGCAAGGACCACAACAACAATGAACCGGGATACATGTGTGCAAAATGGACCAGAGCTAAGCCATACAAAACAACGTCAGTGAACCATACCCAAGGGAGCAGGACTTCACCTAAAAGTTAATTCTTCAATTTCAGCCCCAGATAATAAAGCTGAAAATCATCAGCTGCTTACCAAGAATCATGTCTGCATTCATGCCAATGGCAAAGCACTTGTGGATGCGACATGAAGGGCAGAAACGGCGTGTCCTCACATCGATGACACAGTTCCCTTGGAAAAGACATTCCGGCTGAAACACACAATGTGACAATATATGATAATACTGACAAACAGCAATCCTCAAAAAAAGTGTTGGACAAAAAGGGAGAAGAAACagcaattgaaagaaaaaaagaaaagtaggaAGATATTCTTACTTGACGACTCTTTAATTTCAGTTAAGCcctatcattttgtgtgtgtttttttctttttcctttttttcctctgttttccATATGGCATTTCTGCTATTTTGTAGGTTTTCTTGGACAAAAAATAGGCTGCTGCCAAGTCTTTGGGCACTTCCATGTGTTTTGAGTAAGTGATGGAAAATATAACCACAGAATCTTCAGAGACACTTGTTCATACAGTGCATGACAGACATATTTTTAACTGATTATggaaattatatttatttatgttttaaaaTGATAACTGTACAAAATTACCTTAAAACGTACCTTAGGTTTGTGTGCGTTACGCCTGAAAAATGCTTTACAAGATTCACAAGTGATGGCATTGAAATTGAAGCCCAGCGCCTTgtcaccacacactccacaaattTTATCATCCTTCAATCGTACGCGTTTGCGTGAGGACTCTGCAGAGTCTGGCTGAAGACTGATGCCAGACGGAGATGGCACGCAGACCACTGGCATTGTGTTGTAGGTGTGGTCCTGTGGGCTGAGGGCAGAAGTGCCGGGGGTGGACCCTGGGGAGGAAGACAGAGCAGAGTCTTCACTTGGGTCCAGGAGTGGTTTGATGGACGCCATGGTTGTCAGGACACGTGCCAGGTCCACTCCATCCATGGAGCTGGCGTCTTCACTCGTCTGTTGAAACATGCAAACACATCACTGTGACTAGTGGCGTCTTCACTCATCTGTTGAAACATGCAAACACATCACTGTGACTAGTGGCGTCTTCACTCATCTGTTGAAACATGCAAACACATCGCTGTGACTAGTGGTGTCTTCACTCATCTGTTGCAACATGCAAACACATCACTGTGACTAGTGGCGTCTTCACTCATCTGTTGAAACATGCAAACACATCACTGTGACTAGTGGCGTCTTCACTCGTCTGTTGCAACATGCAAACACATCGCTGTGACTAGTGGCGTCTTCACTCATCTGTTGAAACATGCAAACACATCACTGTGACCAGTGGCGTCTTCACTCATCTGTTGCAACATGCAAACACATCACTGTGACTAGTGGTGTCTTCACTCGTCTGTTGCAACATGCAAACACATCACTGTGACTAGTGGTGTCTTCACTCATCTGTTGCAACATGCAAACACATTTTGTGACTAAGGTGACTAGTGGCGTCTTCACTCATCTGTtgaaacatgcaaacacattTTGTGACTAAGGTGACTAGTGGCATCTTGACTCGTCTGTTACAACATGCAAACACATCACTGTGACCAGCAGCGTCTTCACTCATCTGTTGCAACATGCAAACACATCAATGCGACTAGAGTGACTACCGACGTCTTCACTCATCTGTTGCAACATGTAATCAAATGGCTGTGACAAGGGTGACAACTGGCAACTTCACTCATCTGTTGCAACATGCGAACACATTGCCATATCTAGGGTGATTATCACAAATACTCTGGGAAATGATATCATTTTGTAATATCAATAGGTGTGGTCATATGCAACTCTGTAGTGGGTAGCTTGTTGTAATTTCACTTAATGGTAAAATGATTGAGGACTCCTCCACCCAATGACCCATCACTCAAttgtaaacttctttttttttctttttttttccaaacattccGTAATACACCCCCCAACTCCACCTGTTGTacaagtgtgtatatgtgtgctgaaatgaatgaatgtatacatGTCTAAATCACCTAGTTGTGAGTAGACAATaataaaccaagaaaaagaaaaacaaaaacaaaaaaacaccactatCTTCtatacaaaatttaaaaaaatattgaaattttttttaaatgagacaCAGACAATATTAACAATGATAGACTTGACTTGATTTGCTCATGGTTGAGGCCTTGTAATAGGTCTGTTCACATTCCAAATAACTATCATACTTAGCATGCATGGCTAGCAGTTCCCTGAGGCTTATTATGGTAGCTCAAACACTAACCTTTTACATAATAAAATGCTGAAAGCAAGTCCCTCAAAAAGTCTGAGATTTTTCATCAGTGTAACCCATCACTGCACACAGTTTTACAGAAAAGAACAATGGGCTTTACTTCCCACACTAGGAAGGTGTTTCCATGACATAAGTTTCCTGTCCAACAAACACGTCAGCGTCACATCACGATAACAGATCACTGAACGAGTGCAGCCTGAACGTTGAGTCAACAAGGAATTGAACAAGTACGCCTTCTCAGTGTATCCCTGGGGGCAAACTGAACAAGGATGGTAATACAGTTTGACTCATAGTCATATTGGGGGAAAAACTGACAATCATCAAGATCTGTTATCAATATACATCTCACAGTTGAAGCAGTCATGTGTCATATAACAAAGGATCTCctcaactttttttcccccccaagtaTATTCTGATATAATCtgacataacaacacaacatcagtcgTTAGcctcttcagtgccccatgaTGTATTAAATTTGTCCACAAAAATGCTCACTATCTTCCCCATGACATACATATATGTCAGTGTCATTTCTGGTGTTTCACAGTCCTATCTTAAAGTTGATGTATCCCAATAGCCACCAGTTTGAAAGTTTGATGTGTCTACTTTAATTATCcatgaaaagcaacaaccaatAATGTTCTGTATGATAATTTCTGGATGTTATTGTCATTACCCCCCCTTGATGTTttcaaaatggtggacaacaaagaacaacctATCCCTACTGGCTTGAAACAGTAGTGTGTTGCAAACAAAAAATTGAGATTTTGTCATCTAAGATGATGCAGAACCTTTGAAAGCCATTGAAGACAATGACTTGAGTGCTAAGTGTGGCAAAATCTTGTCTGGTGGTTTGCATGATGTGACTGAAAGTTAGAATGATttgcagagaggaaggaagggtgggagaaGTAGCCagcagaggagagaaagaaaaacaggatgtTGAGTACTGCTCTGTGGCTAACATAGAGGTGACCACAGAAACCATCCACTTAttgagggcagggagggagagagtgatgaagGGGCTGAACAGTTTCCTGGGAGTCATGAATTACATGAACAGCATGGTTTCAGAAGTACTGATCACAGCTATCACCTGCAAGTGAACTTGGGAACAGtgctcctccccctacccctgcaCTGTGGGCCAActggtcactgttaacctctttgatacTGTCTGAGAGTGAGCATGAAGTGAGTGGACATGGCACAGGCAGGTGTCacaactgaagtgtgtgtgtgtgtgtgtgtgtgtgtgtgtgtgtgtgtgtgtgtgtgtgtacatacaatcattgtgtgtgtacatacagagtctgcactggtgggtcacagttaagtatgtgtagttacaTCTTTTATTAATCATTACTTTCCGCAACCCAAAAACAACTGGCAAACAGGAAGCACAAGTCAAAGTAATGCCTGGTACTGAAAAAGTTAAGTAGATTATTGTCTTTTATGTCAAATACACTGCAATATAATCTATTGCAAATGCAATGATTTTCGATGCCATCTGAACGCATTTCAACGCAGTTAAATAAAGTGCCTTCGGACTGTTCAGTGCTTGAACTCATACTGATGTTAATTTAACCAGGAAGTGTGAATACTGAAATGGTTCTACAGCTGGTGACTACTCACAGCTTTTGTTATTACACATacaatgaaactgaaaccagtaAAAGTGTTCTCAGTCTGTTGCGAAACATATCTTTCTCAGTCCACAGCAAATCATATCAAATAGAATAAATAAGCCCTAACCAACTTACTGAAATACATATGAAGAGTTCAATAAGTCCTGACAAACTTTGTGAAATACATACAAAGGTTTCAAGAAAAGTGTATTTAAATCAAGTGGAGATGTGAGCTTGTCCCTTGTAACTTGTTACTCCTGTTACTTTTCAAAGCTTTTTCCCATTGAAGAGGAAGATCTCATCCCTAAGACTGGCCTGAATGAAATATTGGAAATGCAAAAAAACATTTATAAGCATGCAGTTTTAAATTGTTCTTTCATCATGTCCAAAGTATTTTTTCAAATTAAACAAGTGTACAAGTAGGTCATGAATACTATTATCAATCTGTTTCAGAAATGATAGGTCTGGAGTTACTTTCTGAAACAGGTTAACTAAATGTGTGCATATCTGGGTTtgatttggttggttgttttgcaccgtgtgtgtgtgtgtgtgtgtgtgtgtgtgtgtgtgttgtgttgtgtttgtgtgtgtggtgtgttgtggtgtgtgtgtgtgtgcattcatctgTCTGTGGGTTAATGCTTGTTTTTTATTCATTGTGTGGATGATAGTATTTGGTCCAGTTTGCTGTTTGGTtggggtgactgtgttgttcacatgGCATGCTTTTGGAgatttttacatgtggttgtgatttttgtacAGAGTGTTTCTTTTAAGTTACAATTTACTCATGTGATGTGCCTGGAGCAttattgtattttaatgaaaggtgaCACTCTGTCAGCTGAACGTAACAACTATTGTCCACCCATACTGAAGGAGGAGGTCAGAAACGCAATATGAAGCTTGAAAGAAGGGAAATCACCAGGTGTGGACAATATCCCAGCAGAAATGTTGCAGCAAGGTGGAGAGGCGTATGTTGCAGTCCTTCAAGCAGTATGCCAGAAAATACTTGACGAGAAGAGATGGCCAGAACAGTGGACGCAATCATTGGTGATTCCTCTGCCAAAGAAGGGCAACCTGAGACAATGCCAGAACTATAGGACCATTAGTCTTATTAGTCAACCAAGCAAGATCATGCTACGAATCCTCCTCAACAGACTTAAGTCAAGGGCTGAAGAAGTACTTGCCGAAGAACAAGCTGGTTTCAGAAAGGGAAGAAGCACCATTGAGCAAATATTCAATTGCAGAATACTCAATGAGAAGCACCTTAAGCACCTTCAACACCAACGCGACTTGTTCCACAACTTTATTGACTTCAAGAAAGCGTTTGACAGGGTT includes the following:
- the LOC143301410 gene encoding nuclear receptor subfamily 1 group I member 3-like isoform X1, giving the protein MMGDKSETSEDASSMDGVDLARVLTTMASIKPLLDPSEDSALSSSPGSTPGTSALSPQDHTYNTMPVVCVPSPSGISLQPDSAESSRKRVRLKDDKICGVCGDKALGFNFNAITCESCKAFFRRNAHKPKPECLFQGNCVIDVRTRRFCPSCRIHKCFAIGMNADMILDDAEKRARMERVVENRSKKLYSQGGTVTKQTFSPPSQPSRNTSEPVPTAKPIHSDTAIPAAMTSSVPLCTEEDTKPKMPLPSRQYGLPQTLQGRMFRHPPRELLPSDPQFYRRLTEDEKWILNDISTAFQATIATLNNGDTDPMPPNINPSLNELINSTDETVRQLIRFVGKVSDFQQMRKDDQISCLKNSVMQSVLLRSACVYILEKDVFLCSKGEIPTSYLQGALDNPALYTAHVNFCRSIKSIILNNYTMWALAQILALFNPCGNAILDREYMSSLQDKYIILLKHYLESEFAYTFAQDYMVALQDMLGDLKTLGEAYTTVIYNVNPAEIEPLLLEVFNLK
- the LOC143301410 gene encoding nuclear receptor subfamily 1 group I member 3-like isoform X2 yields the protein MDGVDLARVLTTMASIKPLLDPSEDSALSSSPGSTPGTSALSPQDHTYNTMPVVCVPSPSGISLQPDSAESSRKRVRLKDDKICGVCGDKALGFNFNAITCESCKAFFRRNAHKPKPECLFQGNCVIDVRTRRFCPSCRIHKCFAIGMNADMILDDAEKRARMERVVENRSKKLYSQGGTVTKQTFSPPSQPSRNTSEPVPTAKPIHSDTAIPAAMTSSVPLCTEEDTKPKMPLPSRQYGLPQTLQGRMFRHPPRELLPSDPQFYRRLTEDEKWILNDISTAFQATIATLNNGDTDPMPPNINPSLNELINSTDETVRQLIRFVGKVSDFQQMRKDDQISCLKNSVMQSVLLRSACVYILEKDVFLCSKGEIPTSYLQGALDNPALYTAHVNFCRSIKSIILNNYTMWALAQILALFNPCGNAILDREYMSSLQDKYIILLKHYLESEFAYTFAQDYMVALQDMLGDLKTLGEAYTTVIYNVNPAEIEPLLLEVFNLK